The Peribacillus simplex genome contains a region encoding:
- the rplU gene encoding 50S ribosomal protein L21, translating into MYAIIETGGKQIKVAAGEAVYIEKLNAEAGETVTFDKVLFVGGEDVKVGAPLVEGATVTGTVEKQGKQKKITVFKYKAKKNNRKKQGHRQPYTKVVIEAINA; encoded by the coding sequence ATGTACGCAATTATCGAAACTGGCGGTAAACAAATTAAAGTAGCAGCTGGCGAAGCGGTTTACATTGAAAAATTAAACGCAGAAGCAGGCGAAACTGTTACATTTGACAAAGTTTTATTCGTAGGTGGCGAAGACGTGAAAGTCGGTGCTCCACTAGTTGAAGGCGCTACTGTAACAGGTACTGTCGAAAAACAAGGTAAGCAAAAGAAAATCACTGTTTTCAAATACAAAGCGAAGAAGAACAATCGTAAAAAACAAGGTCATCGTCAACCATACACAAAAGTTGTTATCGAAGCAATCAACGCGTAA
- a CDS encoding Spo0B domain-containing protein: MDKNWTTIETLRQTRHDWLNKIQIIKGNLELNRIDRVKGIIDEIIVETQNEARLSSLNLPKFTEMLLTANWNNGSFYCEYEIIDVFEGSTEMDGLMYRWTNDFFKILDKNLDPFFENILAVSMCKKEVSDMHCSFHMQGRFIDQSPVIEFLESSLTAEQSIEILECNEDEIFFKMDINF, encoded by the coding sequence ATGGATAAAAATTGGACGACTATTGAAACTCTGCGTCAAACCAGGCATGACTGGCTGAATAAAATTCAAATAATCAAAGGGAATCTGGAGTTGAACAGAATCGACCGTGTCAAGGGCATCATTGATGAAATCATTGTTGAAACCCAGAATGAAGCACGCCTTTCCAGTTTGAATTTACCTAAATTCACCGAGATGCTGTTGACGGCGAATTGGAATAATGGATCCTTTTATTGCGAATATGAAATCATTGATGTTTTTGAAGGCTCAACTGAGATGGACGGGCTGATGTATCGCTGGACAAACGATTTCTTTAAAATTCTGGATAAGAATCTGGATCCGTTTTTTGAAAATATACTGGCTGTTTCCATGTGTAAAAAAGAAGTGAGCGATATGCACTGTTCATTTCATATGCAAGGCAGGTTCATTGATCAATCCCCAGTGATCGAGTTTTTGGAAAGTTCATTGACGGCCGAGCAATCGATTGAAATTCTTGAATGTAATGAGGATGAAATATTTTTTAAGATGGATATTAACTTTTAG
- a CDS encoding DUF6944 family repetitive protein, with the protein MDNQFKETFGSWIQAIGTVLSAIAGTPSDVLDEEFRNNLDLIGNELQATGNALLADAEETWSLDKFGNQLQAIGNSTVILGLVIDFDEVTKQELIIKGNLIQALGGGTALAGAFENPDEPEQAFNATGNLLQAIGNSMQAIGGIEELKNSVLEKDQEKDQKEEEQDKEQGKEQELQKYQYPDLEEKPSHAELIQATGGWVQAVGSVISLIGQLRSNQEENSGEGSSNESNSDDG; encoded by the coding sequence ATGGATAATCAATTCAAAGAAACTTTCGGTTCTTGGATTCAAGCGATAGGAACTGTCCTTTCTGCTATAGCGGGTACACCATCCGATGTCTTGGACGAAGAATTTCGTAATAACCTGGATTTGATTGGAAATGAACTTCAAGCAACAGGAAATGCCTTGTTGGCGGACGCAGAAGAAACTTGGTCACTGGATAAATTTGGAAACCAATTACAAGCAATCGGAAATTCGACGGTTATCTTAGGATTAGTCATTGATTTCGATGAAGTAACCAAACAGGAATTGATCATCAAAGGTAATTTGATCCAAGCGTTGGGCGGAGGTACCGCTTTGGCCGGGGCATTCGAAAATCCGGATGAACCGGAGCAGGCTTTCAATGCTACGGGAAATTTGCTGCAGGCGATTGGGAATTCGATGCAAGCGATAGGCGGAATTGAGGAACTTAAAAATAGTGTTCTAGAAAAAGACCAAGAAAAGGATCAAAAGGAAGAAGAGCAAGATAAGGAGCAGGGAAAAGAGCAGGAACTACAAAAATATCAATATCCTGATTTGGAAGAGAAGCCATCTCATGCTGAATTAATCCAAGCGACGGGAGGCTGGGTTCAGGCGGTCGGTTCCGTCATTAGTCTTATCGGGCAGTTGAGAAGTAACCAGGAAGAAAACTCCGGGGAAGGCAGCTCAAATGAAAGCAATTCCGATGATGGATGA
- a CDS encoding M23 family metallopeptidase, with protein sequence MDDRRKDIRNRIAKRRKFNDKPAGGSSWTEINNEEPYGIDSYNGYSEKDHPLFKKEHFFFKILASVCLFLIIAVMFKHPSVRLDPARSFVTENMNKEFQFASISNWYESAFGKPIAFLPNEADKETVDSNEEYAMPASAKITQNFETNGEGIILETSKGSKVEAVNEGVVIFAGEKEGIGKTVVIQHANKSESWYGQLEGIDVKLYEFVKKGNEVGQVTLSEDGSKGRFYLAIKENDSFVDPKKVISFE encoded by the coding sequence ATGGATGATCGCAGGAAAGATATCCGAAATCGTATCGCCAAGAGACGCAAGTTCAATGATAAACCGGCAGGTGGCAGCAGTTGGACGGAGATCAACAATGAGGAACCATATGGGATTGATTCATATAACGGGTATTCCGAGAAAGATCATCCGCTCTTCAAGAAAGAACATTTTTTCTTTAAAATCCTTGCCAGTGTATGCCTGTTCCTGATTATCGCTGTGATGTTCAAACACCCTTCTGTGCGGCTGGACCCTGCCAGAAGTTTTGTCACGGAGAACATGAACAAGGAATTTCAGTTCGCTTCAATCTCCAACTGGTATGAAAGTGCGTTTGGTAAACCGATCGCATTTTTACCGAATGAAGCCGATAAGGAAACTGTTGATTCGAATGAGGAATATGCAATGCCAGCCTCTGCAAAGATTACCCAAAACTTCGAGACGAACGGTGAGGGAATCATATTGGAAACGAGCAAAGGCTCAAAGGTCGAGGCCGTCAATGAAGGGGTAGTCATTTTTGCCGGTGAAAAGGAGGGGATTGGAAAGACAGTCGTCATTCAGCATGCCAATAAAAGTGAATCCTGGTATGGGCAGCTGGAAGGAATTGATGTGAAATTGTATGAGTTCGTAAAAAAGGGCAATGAAGTCGGACAGGTAACACTAAGTGAAGATGGATCCAAGGGCAGATTTTATTTGGCGATAAAAGAAAATGATTCTTTCGTCGATCCAAAAAAGGTGATTTCCTTTGAGTGA
- a CDS encoding M50 family metallopeptidase: MSEYGKLLFKIRVHPTLWFVIGIAILTAHFVEMMMLLLIVFIHEMGHAICAQHFKWRIKSIQLLPFGGAVETEEYGNKSLKEDLAVVLAGPLQHVWLIGAAFLLYFFSIIPYELYQPFLYMNLMLLIFNLLPIWPLDGGRLLFIGVSLYCTFLEAQKHTLHFSAVFAVLAFLTWIILDPLNLNIWLIIFFISLSLVMEWRQRYYAFIRFLLQRHYGHTNDLAKLKPISVDSQEPIYKVLELFQRGCKHPVIIMKNGKESGSLDETEILHAYFSEKMTNGKIGDLLYSY; encoded by the coding sequence TTGAGTGAATATGGGAAATTACTGTTTAAAATCAGGGTGCATCCGACATTGTGGTTTGTCATTGGCATCGCCATTCTCACTGCCCATTTCGTAGAGATGATGATGCTGTTGCTCATCGTCTTCATCCATGAAATGGGGCATGCTATCTGTGCCCAGCATTTCAAATGGCGGATAAAGTCAATCCAGCTGCTTCCTTTTGGCGGGGCTGTCGAGACTGAGGAGTACGGAAATAAGAGTTTGAAGGAGGATTTGGCGGTGGTGCTTGCCGGTCCGCTTCAACATGTTTGGCTCATTGGTGCAGCTTTTTTGCTCTATTTCTTTTCTATCATCCCATATGAGCTGTATCAGCCCTTTTTGTATATGAATCTTATGCTGCTGATTTTTAATCTGCTGCCAATTTGGCCCTTGGACGGGGGACGTCTGCTATTCATCGGTGTATCCCTATACTGCACCTTTCTGGAAGCGCAGAAACATACACTTCACTTTTCTGCAGTATTCGCTGTCCTGGCTTTTTTGACCTGGATCATTCTGGATCCGCTCAATTTGAACATCTGGCTCATCATCTTTTTCATAAGTCTCTCCCTCGTCATGGAATGGCGGCAGAGGTATTATGCTTTCATCCGCTTCCTTTTGCAGCGCCATTACGGGCATACGAATGATTTGGCGAAACTGAAGCCGATCTCTGTGGATTCACAAGAACCGATTTATAAAGTGCTGGAACTGTTTCAACGCGGTTGTAAACACCCCGTCATCATCATGAAAAACGGGAAAGAGAGCGGCTCGTTGGATGAAACGGAAATCCTTCACGCCTATTTTTCCGAGAAAATGACAAACGGGAAGATCGGCGACCTATTATATTCTTATTAA
- a CDS encoding ribosomal-processing cysteine protease Prp translates to MIKVVFDAPQERIASFTLSGHANFAKKGSDIVCAGVSAVSFGAVNAIMSLTDVEPEIEQGREGGYLRCVIPGNLSPESEGKVQLLLNGMLVSLQTIERDYGKYMKIILNQ, encoded by the coding sequence ATGATTAAAGTTGTATTTGATGCTCCGCAGGAACGGATTGCTTCGTTCACCTTAAGCGGACATGCTAATTTTGCTAAAAAAGGTTCTGATATCGTTTGTGCAGGTGTATCGGCTGTTTCCTTCGGGGCAGTCAATGCAATCATGTCCTTAACGGACGTAGAGCCTGAGATTGAGCAAGGGAGAGAGGGCGGCTATCTTCGCTGCGTCATTCCGGGGAATCTTTCGCCGGAATCGGAAGGGAAGGTTCAGCTTCTTTTGAACGGCATGCTCGTATCGCTGCAAACCATCGAACGTGATTATGGTAAATACATGAAAATTATCCTCAACCAATAG
- the pheA gene encoding prephenate dehydratase translates to MTSKIAFLGPKATFTDLAVSRLFPNDIKIPMNTIPDCLDAVRDGEVNHALVPIENALEGSVNITMDYLVHEVTLPMKGEVTIPIQQHYMVHPDHAYPGFKPDMVYSHSHAIAQCRKFLHNELRGIPYEYVTSTAAAAKMVMENPDINIAAIANDMAAEEYGLTIVKQNIHDYEHNHTKFIVVSNSEVDYEGHLTVEGDKKTTLMIQLPADHSGQLHQVLSAFSWRKLNLSKIESRPMKTGLGNYFFIIDIEMPLDDVLIPGAISELEALGCTVSIMGSYSCFKVQTGVPQR, encoded by the coding sequence ATGACATCAAAAATTGCATTTCTTGGACCAAAAGCAACATTCACGGATTTAGCTGTATCGCGACTATTTCCTAATGATATAAAAATACCGATGAACACGATTCCGGACTGCCTTGATGCTGTTCGGGACGGGGAAGTGAATCACGCGCTCGTGCCGATCGAGAATGCTTTGGAGGGTTCGGTAAATATAACGATGGATTATTTAGTCCATGAAGTCACATTACCGATGAAAGGCGAAGTGACGATTCCAATCCAACAGCATTATATGGTGCATCCGGATCATGCATATCCTGGTTTCAAACCTGACATGGTTTATTCGCATTCCCATGCCATAGCTCAATGCCGCAAATTTCTACATAATGAGCTAAGGGGCATTCCATATGAGTATGTCACATCCACTGCAGCCGCTGCGAAGATGGTGATGGAGAATCCCGATATCAATATTGCTGCGATTGCAAATGATATGGCTGCGGAAGAGTACGGTTTGACGATTGTAAAACAAAATATTCACGATTATGAACATAATCACACCAAGTTTATCGTCGTATCCAACAGTGAAGTCGACTATGAAGGGCATTTGACCGTTGAAGGGGACAAGAAAACGACCTTGATGATCCAGCTGCCTGCCGACCACTCAGGACAGCTGCACCAAGTCCTTTCCGCTTTTTCCTGGAGGAAACTTAACCTTTCCAAGATTGAATCAAGACCAATGAAAACAGGATTGGGCAATTACTTTTTCATCATCGACATCGAAATGCCCCTTGATGATGTTCTCATCCCAGGAGCGATCTCTGAGCTTGAGGCCTTAGGATGTACGGTTTCGATCATGGGAAGCTATTCATGCTTTAAAGTGCAAACAGGTGTACCGCAACGATGA
- a CDS encoding ACT domain-containing protein yields the protein MNKADQKFFLVREDVLPEAMKKTLDAKEMIERGKAESVWEAVQRVDLSRSAFYKYRDTVFPFHTVVKEKLITLFFYLEDRSGTLSELLRLVASSGCNIMTIHQTIPLQGRANVTLSLNTGGMTMDIDDLLTKLRKMEFVEKVEIIGNGA from the coding sequence TTGAATAAGGCCGATCAGAAATTTTTCCTCGTTCGAGAGGATGTCCTTCCCGAAGCGATGAAAAAAACGCTGGATGCAAAAGAAATGATTGAACGGGGAAAAGCAGAATCAGTTTGGGAAGCGGTACAGCGAGTGGACCTAAGCAGGAGTGCATTTTACAAGTACCGTGACACGGTTTTTCCGTTTCATACAGTTGTTAAGGAAAAGCTGATTACACTGTTCTTCTATCTCGAAGATCGTTCTGGTACTCTATCGGAGCTCTTACGGCTCGTCGCCTCATCCGGTTGCAACATCATGACCATCCACCAAACGATCCCTTTGCAGGGACGTGCAAATGTCACCCTATCCCTGAATACGGGCGGGATGACGATGGATATTGATGATCTGCTTACTAAACTGCGTAAAATGGAGTTCGTCGAAAAAGTCGAAATCATTGGTAACGGCGCTTGA
- the obgE gene encoding GTPase ObgE: MFVDQTKVYVKGGDGGNGIVAYRREKFIPKGGPAGGDGGNGANVVFEVEEGLRTLMDFRYQRHFKAPRGEHGMSKNMHGAAAKDMVIKVPPGTVVIDDKTKEVIADLVEHGQRAIIAKGGRGGRGNSRFATPANPAPEIAENGEPGQERDIIMELKLLADVGLVGFPSVGKSTLLSVVSAARPKIAEYHFTTIVPNLGMVETEDHRSFVMADLPGLIEGASEGVGLGHQFLRHIERTRVIIHVIDMSGLEGRDPFEDYQTINKELEEYNLRLTERPQIIVASKMDMPDSADNLAAFKEKLEEDYPVFPISAVTREGIRELLYAIADKIEETPEFPLDHEEENTGIHRVLYKHTSQSDEFNIERESDGSFAVSGFKVERLFKMTDFTREESVRRFARQLRSFGVDEGLRQKGATNGDIVRILEYEFEFVD, from the coding sequence ATGTTTGTCGATCAAACGAAAGTCTATGTAAAAGGCGGAGACGGTGGTAACGGGATAGTTGCTTATCGTCGTGAGAAATTCATACCTAAAGGCGGTCCTGCTGGCGGAGATGGCGGTAATGGGGCCAATGTCGTTTTTGAAGTGGAAGAGGGCTTGCGTACATTAATGGATTTCCGTTATCAACGTCACTTTAAGGCACCTCGCGGAGAACATGGCATGTCCAAAAACATGCACGGTGCGGCTGCAAAGGATATGGTCATCAAGGTTCCACCAGGCACGGTTGTCATTGATGATAAAACGAAGGAAGTCATTGCTGATTTGGTTGAGCACGGGCAGCGCGCCATCATCGCCAAGGGTGGCCGCGGGGGCCGGGGAAATTCCCGTTTTGCCACACCTGCCAATCCTGCACCTGAAATCGCTGAGAACGGCGAACCGGGCCAGGAACGCGATATCATCATGGAATTGAAACTGTTGGCTGATGTCGGTTTGGTTGGTTTCCCGAGTGTAGGGAAATCCACTTTGCTTTCCGTCGTGTCCGCAGCAAGGCCTAAAATTGCCGAATACCATTTTACGACGATCGTACCGAACCTTGGAATGGTGGAAACGGAAGATCACCGTAGCTTTGTCATGGCCGATTTACCTGGTCTGATTGAAGGTGCTTCAGAAGGAGTGGGCCTTGGACATCAATTCCTGCGCCATATTGAAAGAACGAGGGTAATCATTCATGTAATCGATATGTCGGGTCTTGAAGGCCGTGATCCATTTGAAGACTACCAAACAATCAATAAAGAGTTGGAAGAGTATAACCTGCGCTTGACTGAACGTCCGCAAATCATTGTTGCAAGTAAAATGGATATGCCGGACTCAGCAGATAATTTAGCGGCATTCAAGGAAAAGCTGGAAGAGGACTATCCTGTCTTCCCGATTTCTGCCGTGACCCGTGAAGGGATCCGTGAGCTTCTTTATGCAATTGCTGATAAAATCGAAGAAACGCCTGAGTTCCCTCTTGACCATGAAGAAGAGAATACTGGAATCCATCGGGTTCTATATAAACATACATCACAGTCTGATGAATTTAACATTGAACGCGAATCCGATGGCAGCTTTGCCGTATCAGGATTCAAGGTCGAGCGTCTATTCAAAATGACTGACTTCACCCGTGAAGAGTCCGTACGTCGTTTCGCCAGACAGCTTCGTTCATTCGGAGTCGACGAAGGCCTTCGCCAAAAAGGTGCGACAAATGGCGATATTGTCCGTATCCTTGAATATGAATTTGAATTTGTTGATTGA
- a CDS encoding S1 domain-containing RNA-binding protein has protein sequence MSIEIGSKVQGKVTGITNFGAFVELPGGSTGLVHISEVADSYVKDVNDHLKVGDQIEVKVISEKDGKTALSIKKAIDRPEGQTSSYTKRPPRQGDSRSKDFRSKSNFQPKENFEDKMVRFLKTSEENLSTLKRSTESKRGGRGGRRG, from the coding sequence ATGTCAATCGAAATAGGCAGCAAAGTACAAGGTAAAGTAACAGGTATCACTAATTTTGGAGCATTCGTAGAATTACCAGGAGGCTCAACAGGTCTTGTGCATATCAGTGAGGTAGCAGATAGCTATGTAAAAGACGTAAATGACCATCTTAAAGTAGGCGACCAAATTGAAGTAAAAGTGATTAGTGAGAAAGACGGAAAAACTGCCTTGTCCATCAAAAAGGCTATAGATAGACCCGAAGGGCAAACCTCTTCTTATACCAAACGCCCACCACGCCAAGGGGATAGCCGTTCCAAAGATTTTCGTTCAAAAAGCAATTTTCAACCAAAGGAAAATTTCGAAGATAAAATGGTTCGCTTTTTAAAGACTAGTGAAGAAAATTTATCGACTCTTAAACGCAGCACCGAATCAAAACGCGGCGGCAGAGGCGGAAGACGCGGATAA
- the rpmA gene encoding 50S ribosomal protein L27, with product MLRLNLQFFASKKGVGSTKNGRDSQSKRLGAKRADGQFVSGGSILYRQRGTKIYPGENVGRGGDDTLYAKVDGVVKFERFGRDRKKVSVYPVAQEA from the coding sequence ATGTTAAGATTAAATCTTCAGTTCTTCGCTTCGAAAAAAGGAGTAGGTTCTACAAAGAACGGACGTGACTCTCAATCTAAGCGTCTTGGCGCTAAACGTGCAGATGGTCAATTCGTTTCTGGTGGTTCTATCCTTTACCGTCAACGCGGAACGAAAATCTATCCAGGTGAGAACGTAGGCCGTGGTGGAGACGATACTCTATACGCTAAAGTAGACGGTGTTGTTAAATTCGAACGTTTCGGACGTGACCGTAAAAAAGTAAGCGTATATCCAGTTGCACAAGAAGCATAA
- a CDS encoding Rne/Rng family ribonuclease, translated as MKKMIANLASREKRVAVLENGVLRKLEIMPPQKRSTVGNIYLGKVTKVLPGMDAVFVDYGAEKNGFLHRDEIPSFQLTKKSDGKASVGQFVHQGEKLLVQVTRDESGTKGAKLTGLIEFSTESLVYIHGIDYVGVSKKFKNGDLQKQWRETALQYKNPDEGLIVRTSMENESESVFLDRLAGLREHYKGLEVKAASLKAPSILYERDAYLDMIISEMSGTATGELAIDDFEAYRELRKWILENHKEWEISHVSGPKNIFSEWNVEAQVEKMAKKIVWLENGGYLIFEETEAFTVIDVNSGKFTGKVAKEATLFAVNQAAAKEVARQLRLRNISGIILVDFINMDNLRHEQEIIDIVKKEAVRDEKRIQVIGFTELGILQMTRKRTSPSLSEMMSVPCPVCSGSGKIESPETVAFRLERELLEHRKTDDEAVWVEVSKAVADVLLGEKESYRPTLEELIAKKIFLSFIQGSGNAYSIKRFGSIQEIGRAFG; from the coding sequence ATGAAAAAAATGATCGCGAACCTAGCTTCACGCGAAAAAAGAGTGGCCGTACTAGAGAATGGTGTTCTACGTAAACTTGAAATCATGCCGCCTCAAAAGCGCAGTACGGTCGGCAATATTTATCTTGGGAAAGTGACGAAGGTTTTACCGGGAATGGACGCCGTCTTCGTTGATTATGGTGCAGAGAAGAATGGTTTTTTACACCGTGACGAGATTCCCTCTTTCCAGCTGACAAAAAAAAGTGATGGGAAAGCATCCGTCGGTCAATTTGTCCATCAGGGAGAAAAGCTGCTAGTTCAGGTGACTCGGGATGAATCGGGCACCAAAGGAGCTAAATTGACTGGGCTGATCGAGTTTTCAACAGAGTCCCTCGTATACATACATGGAATAGATTATGTTGGTGTTTCAAAGAAATTCAAAAACGGGGATCTTCAAAAGCAGTGGCGGGAAACGGCCTTGCAGTATAAAAATCCAGATGAGGGATTGATTGTCCGCACCTCGATGGAGAACGAAAGTGAATCGGTATTCCTTGACAGGTTAGCTGGATTGCGGGAGCACTATAAAGGGCTTGAAGTTAAGGCTGCGTCCCTTAAGGCCCCGTCCATACTCTATGAGAGGGACGCATACCTTGACATGATCATTTCTGAAATGTCGGGAACGGCGACAGGGGAACTCGCCATCGATGATTTCGAGGCTTATCGGGAGCTGAGAAAGTGGATACTGGAAAACCATAAGGAATGGGAAATATCCCATGTATCTGGTCCAAAGAATATTTTTTCCGAATGGAATGTCGAAGCGCAAGTTGAGAAAATGGCCAAGAAAATCGTTTGGCTTGAGAATGGCGGTTATTTAATTTTTGAAGAAACGGAGGCTTTCACCGTAATCGATGTCAATTCAGGTAAGTTCACCGGCAAGGTGGCGAAGGAAGCAACATTGTTTGCGGTTAATCAGGCTGCGGCGAAAGAAGTCGCCCGTCAGCTGAGGTTGAGGAATATCAGCGGAATCATCTTGGTGGATTTTATCAATATGGACAATTTACGGCATGAGCAGGAAATCATCGATATCGTCAAAAAGGAAGCGGTGAGGGATGAGAAGCGAATCCAGGTCATCGGCTTTACGGAATTGGGCATTTTACAAATGACGAGAAAGCGAACCTCCCCGTCTTTAAGTGAAATGATGTCGGTACCATGCCCCGTGTGCAGTGGAAGCGGAAAAATCGAGAGCCCGGAAACGGTGGCCTTCCGGTTGGAACGGGAACTGCTGGAACACAGGAAGACGGATGATGAAGCGGTCTGGGTGGAGGTCAGTAAAGCGGTGGCGGACGTGCTGCTTGGCGAAAAAGAATCATATCGGCCGACACTGGAGGAATTGATCGCTAAAAAGATATTCCTATCTTTTATCCAAGGTTCGGGTAATGCCTATTCCATCAAGCGTTTCGGAAGCATTCAGGAAATCGGGCGGGCTTTCGGGTGA